The sequence AAATAAAGCGCTGGTGTAACGTGCTCTTTAGGATTTCTTGCAACAACCTAGCTTCGGCGGCGTTGTCTTCTACCAATAGCACGTTTACAGGGGGTGATGGTGTCTCTGGCGGCGCTGGTTCTGCTACCCAGCCGCGATCGGAGGCATCCCAGATGGAGGTAATGTCGCTGTTTCTAACCAAAATTCCTCAATTCCCCGAACAATTTTGAATAACTGAGCTAAGTTGCGCGACTTAGAAATGTAACAGTTCACGTGTAAATCGTAGCTTTTGATGATGTCATCTTCATCGCGCGAGGTTGTCAACACAATGATGGGAATATGCTGGAGAACTGGATCAGCCTTGATTTCTGCTAGCACTTCCCGGCCATCTTTTTTCGGCAAGTTCAAATCTAGCAGGATAAGGTCAGGACGCACTGCATCTCGATAGTCCCCATCCTGCCGCAGATAGGTCATTGCTTCTACACCATCGCGGGTGATGATCACCTCACAGGAAACTGACGTACTTTTCAATGCTTCCTGAATGAGGCGAATATCACCCCGGTTATCTTCGACCAAAAGGATACGTTTGAGTTGTGCGTCCACTAGCATGGTTGCGATCGCGCCCCCCCACGGGAATAGTGAAATAGAAGGTTGCCCCCTCGCCTAGGGCAGACTCAACCCAAATCTGCCCCCGATGGCATTCCACAATTTTCTTACAAATCGCTAGCCCCATGCCAGATCCGGGGTATTCATCACGGGTATGGAGCCGCTGGAAAATCACAAAAATGCGTTCAGCAAACCGGGGATCAATACCAATGCCGTTATCCTGCACGGAGAATAACCAATCATCTTCACGCCGCTGCACCCCGATGTGAATCTGGGGCGTTACGTCAGGCTTACGGAACTTAATGGCATTACCAATCAGGTTTTGGAATAGTTGCATGAGTTGGGTACTGTCAGCAACGATCGTCGGCAAGGGATCATGGGTAATGACCGCACCCGTTTCTGTTATTCGTCCCCGTAGGTTACCCAATGCCAGTTCTAGAGCAACTTTTAGGTCAGTGAGTTCCCATTCAATACCCTTCAAATCGACCTTAGAATAAGCCAGCACATCATCGATCAAGGTTTGCATCAGGCTGACTCCTTCCACCGCAAAGTGAATGAATTCTTTACCGTCATCATCCAATTCGGTGTTGTACCGCATTTCCAATAACTGGACAAAATTGGCCACTTGATTCAACGGTTCTTGTAAATCGTGGGAGGCAACATAGGCAAACTTTTTCAATTCAGCGTTCGATCGCTCCAAATCCTGTGCCAACAGTGCCAATTCTTCCGCTTGACGCAAGATAATGTTCACGATTGCCTTTCGTAGTTCCAGAGCTGCCTTTACCTCCACCGCCTTCCAGGGCAGTGACTTCAGCCACACAGTCTCTTTCCATAGCTCAAAGGACTTACGGGGACACAGGCGCACCGTACCTCCTTCTTCAGCGACATCGTAGGCATGACTTGGGTCGCCACCCCAGTTGACGGTTTGAATCACCTCTGGACGGAACCACAAGACATAGCTGCGCTTAGAAATGGGAATTGCCAACAGGCCACTAGCTACATTCTTAAACCGCTCTGCATCGGAGTAGACCAGTGGCAGAGCATTGGTAACAAATACCTCACTCTCTACATGCTTGTTCAGCCATTGCACCAGGAAATTCAACTCATCCTCTGGTGGCGTATGTCCCAAGGTTACCCAGCGCCCACTAAAACAAACAGCAGCACCCCGTGCATCTACCAAATCCAACAGGTTGGGATGATGACAGGTCAACCCATCGATGAAATAGTCTGCCTCAGACATAGCTTCAACCAAGGCACTTTGCACCTGGGCTACCTTCATGCGGTAGTTATAATCTGCTTCTTCTTCGCGGGTTACAATCTCAGCAAACACCATCCGCCCTAGGAATTCACAGGCTTTCCGAAGTTCGTAGGGCACTAGCATGGGAGTGCGATGGTGGCAAGCAATTAAGCCCCACAGCTTATCGTCTTTCATAAGAGAAATGGTGAGGGATGCTCCCACACCCATGTTGTGCAGGTACTCCAAGTGGCAGGGTAAGGACTGCGCAAAATAGACAGCGTGAGATCCGTTGGCTGTTTGGTAAGGGGATTCACTGCAGGATACAAATCCACTGCCTCGGCAGCCGCATTGGGGATCACCCGAATCCAGTTGGAAAGAAACATTCGCCGTGCTGTGCTGGGAATGTCTGATTCGGGGTAATGCAGACCCAAGAATGGTTCCATCTCGTCCAGCTTTTCTTCAGCAACGACTTCACCATGTCCATCCTCATCAAATTTATAGAGCATGACCCGATCAAACCCGGTTACCTTGCGTACTTCTCGCACAATGATGTGGTAAAAATCTGCTAGGTTGGACGTGGCCTCTAATTGGTGAATGGAAGCCTTTGCTAGATGGTAGAAGCTCAAGAAGGGAATGCTGTCTTGAGTAAGAGCAGGTTCTAGCTCTAGGACGAGAGTGTGATCTACTGTGCGATGAAATATTGCGTCGAACACGCTGTAGTCATCTCCCTTGCGCCGCACCCACACCTTTGTGGGATTAATTAGTTCTAGATTGTTGCTAGCCAAACCAGCCTTGAAGCGATCGACCTGATAGGGATCAAGAATAGTCTCTAAAGACTTGCCTAACACATCATCAACCTTCAGTCCTAGCAGAGGGACAGTATTTTGGCTCACTTGCAAGACCTGCAATTCTGGCTCACTCAACACCAGCAATACGCCGTGGGATTGGATTTTTGTTAAATGATGAATTTCAGGCTGTTTAAGACTGATTAAATGATCATGAGTTTCAACAGTAGTAACAGTCATAATTAATTTCTCCGAATAGAAAATAACTCCTGTAACCAAACCAGGTATCACTGCGCAACATTCGCTTAGTTTAGGTTTAGTTACAATTCATAGCCAGCAACGCACAGCAGTTAGCTATTAGTTAGCTAGCAATCAACACGAACTAATTAACGCAAACTTGAGGATAGGGTGTAGAGCAAACATTAGCAGCTAAAGTGGCTAAACTAAAGCGACTAAATAAGTAGTAAAGACGCAGCAATCTCAGAGTGTAGATCCTTACAGCAACTGCCTGTGATCAACTGCTAAACCAGCGACCTAACTACCATGTATGGTAGCTACGGTAATAGGATGTCTTGCAAGTCTGCTGTCAATAGTAACTGCTGGCAGTTCCTCTCTAAAAACTTCCCAACTCAACGCTGGAATAGGTAGCTATTGTACTGCTCCACATTTAGCAGCATATCCCAGAACAGTTGACGATCGTTGGAAGTAATTCTTAAATAAATCCAGAAAGTTTTTTGAGGGATTAAAGTATGTGGTTTTGATGAAGTTGAATCGAGAGAAAAATACTAATTATTTAGAGAAAAAACATTTTTATTAATATAAAAAGTTGATTGTGGAAGTTATTACTCTAATGGCAATGTCACAATTCCTAACCAAAATTCTTCAATTCGCTGCACGATTTCTGACAGGTTGTGCAAGTCACGAGATTTGATGACGTAGCAGTTGCCCTGTAAGGCATAGCTTCTGAAAATGTCTTCCCTGCGATCGCTGACGGTAAACACAATAATGGGAATGCGCCGCAGGTGTGCATTTTGCTTGATAGCCGTTAGGATGTCGAGTCCGTTAGTGTCTGGTAAATCGAGGTCTAACAGAATGAGATCAGGGCGGGGAGCTGTGGTGTGCTGTCCTTGACGAGTTAGGAATTCTAGGGCTTCGTCACCACGGGCGATCGCCACGAGGCGGTAGGGATTTCGACTCTCTGTTAGAGCCGTAGTAATGGTGCGAACGTGCTCAGAATTAGCATCAACAACTAGGATGAAGCGCTCAACGGTGGATACTGCCATCGGGACAACCTGCACAGCTAGGGTGATAGTTCCGATATTTAACATGGATAGTCAGGTGACGGCCAAATCGCCAGAAATTATTACGGTTTTACTGCTACTTAACAAAATACTTAGCCTGCAACCTCATGCTGATTAGCCAGTTAGTCACTACAAGATGATGCACTCCTAGCATTCGGGCATAAAATTCATATCGGCGGTAACACTCTGAAGCCATCCATGTTGGCGTAAATGAATTCCAACAGTCATCATCTCAAGAGACTATTGAACGTTGAGTTTCGCAACTATGCATCCAAGGTATCGTTCGCTAATCCGCTATAACCATAGGTGGGTGACTCCCACTGACCAGAGGTATTCTTACTCCTTGCGTGCAGTTATGCCCGTGCTGATTCCATGCCCAGCTAGGTGGTTGCAACCAGTGATTCTATTTGCGGTAGTTCTATTGGCAATTCTTGGTGGTCAGCACTTGTCATTTACCCCTGCGATCGCGCAGGCCGCGACCTGTCGTTTCCCAGCATCAGCGGCTGCTCAAAAGCGGGAGTATTTACGCAGAGCTGTTGCAGGCGATAGAGATGCCCAAAGCCGCTACGCTGCGATCGTGGCCCAACATGCCCAACAGTTACAACAATGTCGGAGTCAAGCATGGCCTGCACAACAGGGCATCTGGATGCGGCTATATCCCTGTGATGCTCGTGTTGGAGGTGTCGAGGATGTACTCGATCGCATTGTCAACCTGGGGTATAACGAAGTCTACATCGAAGTGTTCTACAGCGGACAAGTCTTGCTGCCTCGCAACAACAACCCCACTCCTTGGATCCCAGTGCTGCGGAATGCAGGGTTAGAAAACCGTGATCTCTTGGCTGAAGCCATTCAAAAAGGGCGTGATCGGGGGCTAAAAGTCTATGCGTGGCTGTTTACCATGAACTTTGGTCAAACCTATGCTCGAGTCCCTGGGCGACAGGCTGCTATTGCCCGCAATGGTCGAGGACAAACCTCATTAGAAGTGGCTCATGCGGCTAGTTTTGGGATTGATATAAATAGCATTAACACTGAAGAGCTATTCATCGATCCCTATAGCCCTATTGCCAGGGCGGATTATATTCGCCTAGTAGAAGCTGTTGCCCAGCGCCGACCTGATGGTGTGTTGTTTGACTACATTCGCTACCCCAAAGGCCGAGGAAGTAATTCCATCGCTACTAGGGCAACTGACCTATGGATTTATAGTGAAGCATCCCGGCAAGCTCTGTACAACAGAGCCTTAAACGAAAAGGGATATGCGCTGATTCAGCGATTTCTCAGCCAAGGGTATATTACGCAAAATGATATTGATACCGTGGACAAACAATATCCCTATGAGCTAGAGCCAATGTGGCATGGACGATCGCCCATGAATATTCGGCCTCTACCCCCTGCTGCTGTTCGTCAGCCTGTGTTGCAACAAGAGCTATGGTATTTAGCTGTGGCTCATGCTGTGCAAGGTGTTGTGGATTTTTTGCATACTGCGATCGACCCACTGCTTCGTGCCCGCATTACCTCCGGGGTTGTGTTTTTTCCGGATGGCAATCAGGTTATTGGCCAGGGCTATGATTCACGGCTGCAAGCTTGGGAACGATTTCCAGCATTCATGGAATGGCACCCTATGGCCTATGCCACCTGTAACGATGCTCGTTGCATTATTGACCAAGTGCTTCGAGTCTTGGCAAACGCTCCCCAAGGAACTCAGGTGAAACCAGTGTTAGCTGGAGCATGGGGACAATCAGTGCGTAACCGTCCCCCCTTAGAGTCACAGATGCAAGCCCTACGACAAACTGTGCCCCAGTTACGCGGAGTTAGTCACTTTGCCTATTCATGGCAGGAACCGGAGGTCGATCGCCAACGCCGCTCCTGTCGATTGTAGAGTTAGCTTGCTGGCAGAATCCACGGTCGATTCAGATGGCATATTCAGATAGCATAGATGTGCCCATCGATTAACAGGCGAGTAATGCCCTTAGCTTGAAGCTGAACAGATGCTTTAGTAAGAAGCTTGCCATCAGGAACTTTGATTACCTTCTGGTTTTTTTTAGAAAATCGTCGGGCTACGCGGTGATTGTCAAACACAGGCAGGGTTGTCTCTTGAATTTCCGAGGGTGGTATGTTACCTAAATCGCCAAAATCCTTAAGGGGATGGGTGACCAACTCAGAGGTGCGATCGACAACTAGATAAACTGTTTTGGGTAGGACTGCCTCTGAGAATGGTAAGACCTGCACAGTTTCATCGGGTAGTTGACGAAGCATAAAACTACCGGAGTTGTCATCGTCATCGGTGAGATCATCGTCATCAAAATCTTCCTCAAATAGTGGGTCTGCATCGTCATCAATGTCATCACTATCTAAGTCAGCATCCATCTCTGCGTCTAACTCATCCTCATCTACATCCTCATCTATAGGAGAAAAAAACTCGTGGTCTGTGGTTGAGGATAGCTCTATAAGGGACTCTGCCGCCAAGTCGTTATTGGCAGCCAGAGTATCAGATAATTCGGCTAGTGCTGACGATCGTCGCCGTCTAAGCCGTGGCGGCGACTCCAAACTAGAACCATCGTCAGAGCCTGCTCCATCATCAATACTCAAAGGGTTATTATCGCCCTCGTCTTCGGCATCGATTGTATGATCCAGGGCAGTTTTGGAGGCTTCAGCCGCCACATCTTCAGTAATCTCATCATCGGTTGCCTCATGATGGTCTACCAAGGGACTATCTGACAAAGGTGCCCCCAGCACCGATCGTGGCGATCGCTTTTGTTGCGCTAGCATCTCATACTCCTCACTTGCCAAGCCAGCCTTCAGGATGCGACCAACCGTTGTTGGACTCACCCCATACCGATGAGCAATGGTCGAAGCTGTCTCTTCAGGCAAGCGATACAATTCGACGATCGCCTGTTTATCAGCATCAGATAACTTAGGAGGAGTCATACTGCCACCACCACGCAACATAGACTCTCTCAATTTTAAGGGCTTGTAGCCTACAAACACCCAATATTCTGAAATTAAGATAAAGATGCCACTAGCTCTCTTGAATCCATTTTGCTTTTGATGGAATCCTTTAAAGATAATTTTTCTGTTCTGATGCAACCTGAGCTAGACTAGGTGCGCCGACGACTGGCTCGACGCGATCGGGTTGACAGGTCATATTCCAGCACAGCGCCTAACCCAAACAAGACTCCACTAAAGACCCAACCTACTTCCAAGACCCCACCACTTTGATAATTAAGAGAGCGAGATGCAAGCTGGAAGTACAAATCAGCAACATAGAACGAAAAGGCTGCGGCGGCAATCATGCGCCATGATATGGAAAAACGCCCTCCCCAAAACGCCAACAATAGCGTTGTTGCCATCACTAATAGAGCCACATCAGCCGCCAAGTAAAAGGTTTTGACAGCAGTTTGCAACAGCGTTGGCTCTTCAACAGCCACAGGTGATTCGGGTACAGGCATTGCAGGCGATTCTGAACCCTCAGGCACTGTTGGACTGGGACTAGCAACTGGTGGTGTTGTAGGTCGCGTAGCGGGAGAGGGAGATAGCTTAGGTGGGGGCTGAGTCCCAGCTTTAGGGATGGCAGCAGGCTGAGTAGGCTTGACTGTAGGAGATGCTTGCTGCGGGGGTGCTCCAGTTGCTGGTTTGGGCGAGCTAGTTACTGGCTTGGGTAACGCAGGCCGATTAGGCTTAGCTACAGGAGCCGTTGGTGAAGCCTTAGGCGTTGGTGGAGCAACAGGAGGAGCTGGCTGAGCATTAGCCGACGGCATCAGCAGCGGTAAGTCCTTTGCTAGTTCAAGCCTGACGGCCTGAATTTGAGCGACTACAGCTGCTCGGTAATTTGCCAAGGTTACCGATGGGGGCTGCTTAGCTACTGTCAGCCAAACCGCGATCGCTATGCCCGCAGCACCAATGCCAACGACCGTCAACCACTGCCAGATTTCAAGGGATAGCCGCTTGGAAAACACAGCTAACATCATCCCTACAATGAAGCAGAGATATGCTGTCAGGAAGAAAAGGTCTGCAACAGAAACCTCTGGGTCTTGCCCTAGAACTAGCTCAATGTAGCCGAAAATACCCTGTCCAATGAAATAGAGCAGCGTGCCAGACCCAATAAACAGCCAAACATTGCGACCACTAACGATTTGTGGACTGCGCCAATTACGGAAGCATAGCAGCGTAGAGCAGAGAAAAGCTACCATTTCAAACACATAGGTGCCGATAGTATACCACTGGGGTAATTCTTCACCAGCACTCTTTGTACCAAAGACTAGGTAGAACAGTAGTGCAAGCACACCCCACGCCACACCAGCTATTACAACGTTCTGCACTGACAGAAGAGTTTTGTCACTCGCTGGTTTATCAATAGATTTGCTCATAGGACGGCAACCACAAAGTTAGCAGTGTCAACGAATTGGATTTGAAATGAACACGGGCTACAGAGCTAAAAATCCTCACATCAAAACTCACATCAAGAAAAGCATAGAACCGGACATCTGACACATTAAATCTCGATGTAATGCATCGACTCGACCAATCTTAACGTTGATAGAGCACTATTTCCATAGCTTCGCATTGGGAGATTGTTTCAACCAGTCTAGAAATCTAGCTTGGTCAGCTTCAGATAGGTCTTGCAAGGTTTCCATCGCACGATTGGCAAAGCTAGTGTTACCAAAAAACTTTTTGCCTAGTTGATGTAGCTCTTCCAACAACTTGTTCAAGTGATAGTCTTGCCAACTGGGTACTTGCAACATCTTAAGTGGATCCGTTGTTAATAGTCCCTTAACAGCATCTGGAGAATCGGCTTGGGGAAACTTCCACTTCTGAAACATATCAATCATATCTTTTTGAAACAGCCCTACTTGCTTGGCACCTAGCAAGTCTTCAATATCTAGGTAAACTGCCTGCAAGAGAAGCAAACAGGCTTGTACATAGGCAGTTGGCGCAGAGTCTCCCTCTGGGTCATCTCCAAGCTGATCTAGCCGGACTTTGCCCCAAACGCTGTAGCGATCAGGCTCCTCTAACAGTACACAAGCTTTGCCCTGATTATCTGTCAGATCACGCCATAGGGCTTTGGCATCTTCTTCTTGGCCAGCATTGAACCACTGGATTAAGCGAAACGTCTGCCCCTGATAACTCAAAATCGGGATCGACTGATTCCGACTGGGGTGCTGTACATTTGAAATCTCGACATCCTGCCGCTTTAAGATAAACATGAGATTCCAGACTTAAACTTCCTGTTGCGCTATGAGGACACTACACCCGAACCGCACAGCATCTGTTTTAACACGTATCATACTTCTCCAGAGTCTCATGGGTTGCAGTTTTGTGCAAATTTGATTAAGCAGCCTCAACTGGCTCACAGCGACTTGCATAATTATGGAGAAGCAGATCGTTTCCAATAGCTTAAACTGAGAATAACGTTACGTGCTAGCGTAAACAAAAGTATAATCCCAGTTTTGCTTCTTCAGAGGTTTTGATGGTCAGTATGCGTATAGGCGCTAAGGTGACATCGTAGCAAACAATTTGTCTCGGTTGCGTCTGCGGTTACGGGTTTAGAAGTAGCTAGCTTGGGTGCGTAACTCAGTTGGATAGAGTAGCGGATTTCTAATCCGCCTGTCGTAGGTTCGAGTCCTACCGCACCCGTTCTCTTGATTTCTCTTCATGTTGCCTAAAACTTTCAGCAGTGATTACGAAAACCTAGATAGTTATCAAAACAATAGACTGGCGGCGATCGCTACCCTAGCTAAAGGGGTAACTGAGCGTGGCAAAACGGGGAGACGGATAGTTGTTAACCCTGGAAACTGCTCAGGAGGAATGCTCTGTCCAGGTTCATAACGATTATGGACTAAGTAATGCTGGTAAACGCCTAACCTAGTGAGAGCTTGACTTAGCCGTTCTGCTTCAGCCATGATTGCCGTCTGTGCTTGTAAAACACCAATAAACTCAGTGTATTGCGGATCCTTAAGCTGCCGTTGAGTCTGTATGACTCGCTGCCGTAGAGTACGCAAGCGCCCTATAAGTTCCGTGTGGCCTAGTATGTCTTGATACTTGATCCACAATTTGAAAATCCAGGCCAACCAGTCACCCATAGCTGTAGGCATTTCCAAAAATCGCAGCAGATGGCCGGTGGGGGCTGTATCAAGAATGATTAAGTCTTGCTCTTGCCGTTCAAGCAAATCCATAACAGTGACTAGAGATAGCATCTCATCAATTCCAGGAAGGGCTTGAGCCACGATCGTTCGCCATGCCTCTGGGCCGTAGGCTATCTGCAATGCATCATCATCACTGTCGCCGCTCATCATGTCGGCTAGCTCCCACAGGTAGTCGTCTCGGAACTGATCAAGGACGCGATCGGCATCCACCTCTTGGGCTGTCAGGTTACCGTTGGAACTAGGAAAATCCTGGAATATGGTGCGAAGTGGCTGTATTGCTTCGGTGGGCAATCCTTGGTAGAGGCGGTCAGGATTGCACTCAATGGCCTGTGGCTCATGCCCTAGGGATTGCCCGAAAGCAT is a genomic window of Cyanobacteriota bacterium containing:
- a CDS encoding response regulator, coding for MLNIGTITLAVQVVPMAVSTVERFILVVDANSEHVRTITTALTESRNPYRLVAIARGDEALEFLTRQGQHTTAPRPDLILLDLDLPDTNGLDILTAIKQNAHLRRIPIIVFTVSDRREDIFRSYALQGNCYVIKSRDLHNLSEIVQRIEEFWLGIVTLPLE
- a CDS encoding family 10 glycosylhydrolase, which gives rise to MPVLIPCPARWLQPVILFAVVLLAILGGQHLSFTPAIAQAATCRFPASAAAQKREYLRRAVAGDRDAQSRYAAIVAQHAQQLQQCRSQAWPAQQGIWMRLYPCDARVGGVEDVLDRIVNLGYNEVYIEVFYSGQVLLPRNNNPTPWIPVLRNAGLENRDLLAEAIQKGRDRGLKVYAWLFTMNFGQTYARVPGRQAAIARNGRGQTSLEVAHAASFGIDINSINTEELFIDPYSPIARADYIRLVEAVAQRRPDGVLFDYIRYPKGRGSNSIATRATDLWIYSEASRQALYNRALNEKGYALIQRFLSQGYITQNDIDTVDKQYPYELEPMWHGRSPMNIRPLPPAAVRQPVLQQELWYLAVAHAVQGVVDFLHTAIDPLLRARITSGVVFFPDGNQVIGQGYDSRLQAWERFPAFMEWHPMAYATCNDARCIIDQVLRVLANAPQGTQVKPVLAGAWGQSVRNRPPLESQMQALRQTVPQLRGVSHFAYSWQEPEVDRQRRSCRL
- a CDS encoding arsenic transporter; its protein translation is EALAQLQIPLGGLVINRLITIDDWSSASLTLQDRYAEQQAILAQLQTIAPDRPLLTIPLQPEEPVGGPALDRLFATLSLLTSPVAVPTVTTTVIIPAKIPPSFPDFIAEGRRLILVGGKGGVGKTTVAAAIAWAMAHRHPNRQIRAISIDPAHSLGDAFGQSLGHEPQAIECNPDRLYQGLPTEAIQPLRTIFQDFPSSNGNLTAQEVDADRVLDQFRDDYLWELADMMSGDSDDDALQIAYGPEAWRTIVAQALPGIDEMLSLVTVMDLLERQEQDLIILDTAPTGHLLRFLEMPTAMGDWLAWIFKLWIKYQDILGHTELIGRLRTLRQRVIQTQRQLKDPQYTEFIGVLQAQTAIMAEAERLSQALTRLGVYQHYLVHNRYEPGQSIPPEQFPGLTTIRLPVLPRSVTPLARVAIAASLLF
- a CDS encoding helix-turn-helix domain-containing protein yields the protein MTPPKLSDADKQAIVELYRLPEETASTIAHRYGVSPTTVGRILKAGLASEEYEMLAQQKRSPRSVLGAPLSDSPLVDHHEATDDEITEDVAAEASKTALDHTIDAEDEGDNNPLSIDDGAGSDDGSSLESPPRLRRRRSSALAELSDTLAANNDLAAESLIELSSTTDHEFFSPIDEDVDEDELDAEMDADLDSDDIDDDADPLFEEDFDDDDLTDDDDNSGSFMLRQLPDETVQVLPFSEAVLPKTVYLVVDRTSELVTHPLKDFGDLGNIPPSEIQETTLPVFDNHRVARRFSKKNQKVIKVPDGKLLTKASVQLQAKGITRLLIDGHIYAI
- a CDS encoding response regulator, with protein sequence MLVDAQLKRILLVEDNRGDIRLIQEALKSTSVSCEVIITRDGVEAMTYLRQDGDYRDAVRPDLILLDLNLPKKDGREVLAEIKADPVLQHIPIIVLTTSRDEDDIIKSYDLHVNCYISKSRNLAQLFKIVRGIEEFWLETATLPPSGMPPIAAG